A window of Aurantibacillus circumpalustris genomic DNA:
ATTCATGAAAGAGAAAAACAAAATCCTTTTAAAGATTTTGGCGACCTAGGACCCTTTGCTGGTAATACGGGTTTGGGTTTAAATACTCTTCTTAAAAAAATTGAGTCTGCTGAAAAAGATGAGAATATAAAAGGAATTTATTTAATGATTAAAAACATGCGTGTAGGTTCCGCCTCTGTACTTGAGTTAAGAAATGCCTTACAAAGTTTTAAAAAATCAGGAAAATTTATTTACGCCTATTCCGAAAATTATTCACAACAAGAATATTTTCTTGCTTCTGTGTCAACAAAAGTGTTTTTAAATCCTCAAGGAAGCCTTACTTGGAAGGGACTTGGAGCAAGCTTAATGTTTTTTAAACACAGTTTTGAAAAATTAGATATTGAAATGCAGGTATTCAGACACGGTAAATTTAAAAGTGCTGTTGAGCCTTTTTTATTGGATAAAATGAGTCAGGCTAATCGTTACCAATCAAAAACGTTTTTAATGAGTATCTGGAACACAATGTTGAACGCTATTTCTAAGGACAGGAACTTAAACATGGATGAATTAAACCGAATGGCAAATAACTTAGAAATTAAGTTTCCAGAAAACGCCTTGGGTAAATTTGTTGATGTGCTTGCGTATGAAGATGAGGTAATGGACGCCATAAAAAAGAAAATCGCATTAAAGGATACCGATAAACTCAAGTTTTTAGATTTAGATAAGTACGAACCTAAAGCTGAGATCAAATTAAAAGGTGGCAAAATTGCGGTTATTTACGCTAACGGCAGTATCAGTAGTGGAGAAGGTGATGATGATCAAATTGGAAGCGACAGATTAGCAAAAGCTATCAAGGATGCACGTTTGGATGATAAAATTAAAGCAATTGTTTTAAGAGTGAACTCGCCTGGTGGAAGCGCCTTAGCAAGTGATGTTATTTGGCGAGAAGTAGTACTAGCAAAAAAGGTAAAGCCAACAGTTGTAAGCATGGGTAATCTCGCTGCTAGTGGCGGTTACTACATTAGCTGTGCTGCCGATAGAATTTTCGCTCAACCAAACACAATTACAGGTTCCATTGGAGTTTTCGGTATTATCCCTAATCTTCAAAAAATGCTTGAGAACAAATTAGGAATTACAATGGATACTGTAAACACAAATAAACACAGTGATATGGGAACAGGTCTACGTCGCGTTTCAGAAACGGAATACACCTTCATCCAAAGTTCTGTCGAAAAAGTGTACGATACTTTTACGAAGCGTGTTGCTGAAGGTCGAAATATGAGCCAAGCGGATGTAGATAGTATTGGGCAGGGTAGGGTATGGACTGGTGCTGATGCATTAAAAATTAATTTGGTTGATGAAATTGGTGGTTTAAATGATGCAATTGCATACGCCGCAAAAAAAGCTAAACTCACGGAGTATAAATTGACGGAATTGCCAAAACAAAAAAGCCCTTTTGATGAGCTCTTTGGCAAAAAAGAAAGTGAAATGGAAACACGTATGATAAAAAGAAACCTAGGACCTGTTTACACTTACTTTAAACAACTTCAGAATGTTTTTCAATTAGAAGGTGTGCAAGCCCGCTTACCGTTTGAAATAATAATGAACTAGTTGAAGGGAAATTCAGGAACTTAATTTGGTGTAGAGTTCATCCATGTCCATACATAAGCGTGAATAACTAAATTTATTAATTACTTCACTACTTGCAGCTCCTGCTTTTGAATTGACTTCTTCAAAATGATTAACGGCATAAAGTAAATTATTTTTGTAGCCTTCAGCATCATTAGCATCTGAAAGTAGCCCGCATTCTGGATGAAGAATATCTTGAATACCGCCAACATTTGTCGTTATAATAAATTTTGACGCAGCTTGAGCCTCAATCAAACTAACCGGGGTTCCTTCGTTTTTTGAAGTCAAACAAACTAAGTCGACTCCTGCAAGTGCCACATCAACTTCTTTTATCCAACTCGTAAAAACAAATAAAGCTTTTTCATGAGGATTAATAGAATAGTGGAGGCCTTTTTCTTGGATATAAGTCATTAGTTCTTGTTTTGTTTCTCCATCACCAATGATAAACGCTTTAATTTTTTTGCTGGTATTTTTTACAACATACTCAATCGCATCTATAAATAAATAATGATTTTTAATGGGAGCAAGTCGTCCTATAATCCCAATTGCAATTTCATCTTCCCCTAAAAAATACTTTGTACGAAAAGTTAACCTCTTTTCGTTTTTACTTTCCATGAACCTGTTTAAGTCAAACCCTAATGGAATTACCACCATTTTATTCGCGTCACAAATTTTGTGCAAGTCGCACAATTCCTTTTTTTGCACAGCACTTATAGCAACAATAGCTGTACTTTTTTTTGCTAAGTAACGTTCAATGTATTTAAAAATACCAGTTTTAAAACTTCCAAAATAACCATGAAAAACATGTCCGTGAAAAGTGTGAACCAATATTGGTACTTTACAATGAAAGGCTGCCAATCTACCAATTGCCCCTGCTTTGCTAGCATGGGTATGAACAATGTCAGGCTTAAATTCTTTAATTATTTTTTTAATTTTTCTATAAGCAAAGTAATCACCAAAAGGATTTATACTTCTTCTGAGTTCGTAAATAATTTCCGGCTTAAGTTCTAACGAATGAGGTATGAATAGAGAACTTTCTTCTCCTTCTTCTTCAGGACCACCTATCAAAAGAGTTTCGTATTTGTTAGGCAAATATTTACTCAGATAAGAAACATTATAACTAATTCCACCAAGGTTAAATCGATTTATAATACGAAGAACTTTTGTCATGAAGCTATTTTTAAAACAATTTAAAGAATCAATGGCTCTATTTAATCGATGAAGAGCCGTTTTTCGGCTATTAAAATAATTAAACTACTTCAAACTTATTTTTTGTAAATATACTTTATTAGGTTGTTTAAATAATAATTAACTTAGACTTTCTTTTTTTTTGAATATGATTAAACAGATATACTTCTTACTTTTAGCTTTGATCTTAAATCCACTAGTAGCTCAGCAACTAAGATTTAAGCACATTACTAACGAAGAGGGGCTTAGCACCAACTTTGTAAGAACAATAACCCAAGATGAACTTGGATTTATGTGGTTCGGAACCCAAGATGGTTTAAACAAATATGATGGGAATCAAATAAAGGTTTTTAAAAATGATCCTACAAATGAATATGCGCTTTCTTGCTCAGATGTTACTGCGCTTAGTGTTATAAAACCAAACCTTATGCTAGTTGGTACCCGCGAGGGTCTCAATTTTTTTGATCCGGTAACTGAGAAATTCTCAAGTCTTCAAAAGGTGGATAGGCGTTTAAATTCGCATATAAACTCAATTTATAAATTAAACGAAAATAGTGCTTTAGTGGGAACTGAGGGAGGATTATTTATTCTTAATTTTTCTGATAAGTCTATCAAAAATCCTTATTTCAAAGTAGAAGAAAAAGTTAATGTCACATGCATCGAAAAAGTTAACGACGAGGTTTATGTGGGCACAATTAATCAAGGTTTATGGAAGCTCAAAAAAAATAATACTTTGGAAAGAGTAGAGTTCATTTCTCCTGATTATTTAGATGTAGATATTAAAAAGCTAGAATCTATTACACACATTGGTAGTTATGCTGGAAAAATGTATATCGGAACTAACGGACAGGGTATTTTTAAAATTGACAGACAGTTTGAGATTGAATCCAAGATTTCTTTTTCTAAACAGAATGAAGCCGCAAATCATATTAAAGATTTTGTAGTTCGTGATAATAAAATTTTCGCGTCAACAGGTTTTGGTATTATAGTCTACAATTTACTTAACGAAAGAGTAGATTTTTACACAAAACAAGATGCTCCTTTGTCATTAAACTCAAATATAACTAATTGTATTTTTAGTGATAATGAAAATAATTTTTGGATTGGTACAGATCAAGGCGGCATTAACATTTCATTTTTTAGATCACAAAAGTTTCCCAACTCAACTTACAAATACGAAACCAATTTTGATAACATATACTCTTTTTGTGAAGATCACAAGGGATCAGTATTGCTTGGCGGTGCAAAAACCTTTCATGAACTTAATCTTGAAACTGGCACCATAGTGCAACACAATAAAACATTCGAAAATTATACTATTCTATGTATAGCTAAAGAGTCAGAAAATATTTATTGGTTAGGCACATCTGGAAATGGCTTACTTCGATATGATAAGTCTACAAAAAAAGCAAAAACAATTGTAAACAGTGATGTAGCTAAAACCTTACTTTGTCTAATGATAAAAGGCGAAAATCTTTACGCAGGTTCGGCTGGTGATGGCCTCTTTATTATAAATTTAAAATCACTCGAACTGCAGCAATTTACTGAGAAGGATGGTTTACCCGGAATTAGAATCAATACAATTTTTTCAGACTCTAAAAATAATGTTTGGTTAGGTTTTACTGATGTTGGATTAGTTAAAATGAAAGGTTTTGACCAAGACGGTAAATTAACAATCCTAAAAACCTATACAAATAAAGGAAAGCTTGGCGATATTACTTCCAATATGGTTCTTGGTATTAATGAGGATAAAGGAGGGAACATATGGGCAGCTACATCAACAGGTCTAAGTAAATTATTACCGAACAATACTTTTTATAATTTTTATTCAAAAGACGGTCTTGCGAGCACATACCTCCATTCAATTTTAAAGGATAGCGTTAATAATTTTTGGATGAGTTCAAACGCCGGCATAATTCGCTTTAATCCAATGTTACCCGAAAAAGAAATCGCCTTTAAAAACTATAATATTAAAGATGGTTTACTAAATACAGAATACAACAGGGGTGCTGCCTATGTTTCGGAATCAGGATTGATGTA
This region includes:
- the sppA gene encoding signal peptide peptidase SppA is translated as MKQFFGAFFGSILGIIISTLLAIFITIAVVKSSFKESFNDKEDVSAAKANSVLKIDIEGEIHEREKQNPFKDFGDLGPFAGNTGLGLNTLLKKIESAEKDENIKGIYLMIKNMRVGSASVLELRNALQSFKKSGKFIYAYSENYSQQEYFLASVSTKVFLNPQGSLTWKGLGASLMFFKHSFEKLDIEMQVFRHGKFKSAVEPFLLDKMSQANRYQSKTFLMSIWNTMLNAISKDRNLNMDELNRMANNLEIKFPENALGKFVDVLAYEDEVMDAIKKKIALKDTDKLKFLDLDKYEPKAEIKLKGGKIAVIYANGSISSGEGDDDQIGSDRLAKAIKDARLDDKIKAIVLRVNSPGGSALASDVIWREVVLAKKVKPTVVSMGNLAASGGYYISCAADRIFAQPNTITGSIGVFGIIPNLQKMLENKLGITMDTVNTNKHSDMGTGLRRVSETEYTFIQSSVEKVYDTFTKRVAEGRNMSQADVDSIGQGRVWTGADALKINLVDEIGGLNDAIAYAAKKAKLTEYKLTELPKQKSPFDELFGKKESEMETRMIKRNLGPVYTYFKQLQNVFQLEGVQARLPFEIIMN
- a CDS encoding ligand-binding sensor domain-containing protein, which translates into the protein MIKQIYFLLLALILNPLVAQQLRFKHITNEEGLSTNFVRTITQDELGFMWFGTQDGLNKYDGNQIKVFKNDPTNEYALSCSDVTALSVIKPNLMLVGTREGLNFFDPVTEKFSSLQKVDRRLNSHINSIYKLNENSALVGTEGGLFILNFSDKSIKNPYFKVEEKVNVTCIEKVNDEVYVGTINQGLWKLKKNNTLERVEFISPDYLDVDIKKLESITHIGSYAGKMYIGTNGQGIFKIDRQFEIESKISFSKQNEAANHIKDFVVRDNKIFASTGFGIIVYNLLNERVDFYTKQDAPLSLNSNITNCIFSDNENNFWIGTDQGGINISFFRSQKFPNSTYKYETNFDNIYSFCEDHKGSVLLGGAKTFHELNLETGTIVQHNKTFENYTILCIAKESENIYWLGTSGNGLLRYDKSTKKAKTIVNSDVAKTLLCLMIKGENLYAGSAGDGLFIINLKSLELQQFTEKDGLPGIRINTIFSDSKNNVWLGFTDVGLVKMKGFDQDGKLTILKTYTNKGKLGDITSNMVLGINEDKGGNIWAATSTGLSKLLPNNTFYNFYSKDGLASTYLHSILKDSVNNFWMSSNAGIIRFNPMLPEKEIAFKNYNIKDGLLNTEYNRGAAYVSESGLMYFGGNKGFNVFRPSSIKDNLHVPQAYVIGYKRSGTDVIMDTLITYKKYLNLDWRENYFQFELVAMDYSDPTKNKFRYMLEGYDNDWSAPTNVRYVSYTQLPGGEYTFKLKAANNDGIWNDKAFEIGIKIIPPFWKTKAFYLMILIVSLGLIYFYTQYRTRAMKKENKILENKVAERTKELEEKNRDIMGSIQYAKRIQEAILPSKDNIYKKLKKVFILYQPKDIVSGDFYWFAEENGFKIFAVVDCTGHGVPGAFMSMIGHNLLHQIVLEKGVTDPGAILDHLHKGVQEALRQGHNEVTTNDGMDVSIIAINDIKREIRWAGANRPLVLVNANGELSRFEGNKFPIGGAQYDVDRKFTTHSVNPEKVSMAYMFSDGYADQFGGEKGKKFMVKRFHDLLGNIHLKDAEQQRNELKNNFEQWRLNHEQVDDVLIVGIEI
- a CDS encoding glycosyltransferase produces the protein MTKVLRIINRFNLGGISYNVSYLSKYLPNKYETLLIGGPEEEGEESSLFIPHSLELKPEIIYELRRSINPFGDYFAYRKIKKIIKEFKPDIVHTHASKAGAIGRLAAFHCKVPILVHTFHGHVFHGYFGSFKTGIFKYIERYLAKKSTAIVAISAVQKKELCDLHKICDANKMVVIPLGFDLNRFMESKNEKRLTFRTKYFLGEDEIAIGIIGRLAPIKNHYLFIDAIEYVVKNTSKKIKAFIIGDGETKQELMTYIQEKGLHYSINPHEKALFVFTSWIKEVDVALAGVDLVCLTSKNEGTPVSLIEAQAASKFIITTNVGGIQDILHPECGLLSDANDAEGYKNNLLYAVNHFEEVNSKAGAASSEVINKFSYSRLCMDMDELYTKLSS